From Deltaproteobacteria bacterium, the proteins below share one genomic window:
- a CDS encoding tripartite tricarboxylate transporter substrate binding protein, whose product MMRRYCLAVFAAAFLVVATAQGSMAAADEYPKKTITWLINALPGGGFDLHSRAVARVMRKKLGVNIIVRNVPGAGGVISWNLLSAAKPDGYTIGIVNLPGAVISQLFRETQYRLREFSWVGRISAAPYVWAVGKQYPFRKLKDFQQADEVLIPNSGVGSTAWVNAVLTSATMKFKSRLISGYGGAPAATLGVVKGEGHARPLGLDSPGQMAYVKDGSLVPTWVYLKKRDPNYPDVPTVGEIGFPQLSVLAANRVVAAPPKMPKDRMAVLIKAFRAALEDPETEKAFKSMKAKTAPIYGDKWLPEMETMFELIQANAEIFKKALK is encoded by the coding sequence ATGATGCGCCGATACTGTTTGGCCGTTTTCGCGGCGGCGTTTCTCGTTGTGGCCACTGCGCAGGGTTCGATGGCGGCGGCCGATGAGTATCCCAAGAAGACGATCACTTGGCTGATCAATGCTCTACCGGGCGGCGGGTTCGACCTCCACAGCCGGGCGGTCGCCAGGGTCATGAGGAAGAAGCTCGGGGTCAACATCATCGTCCGGAACGTCCCTGGAGCGGGCGGGGTGATTTCGTGGAACCTGCTGTCGGCGGCCAAGCCGGACGGCTACACCATCGGCATCGTCAACCTTCCCGGCGCGGTCATCAGCCAGTTGTTCCGTGAAACCCAATACCGCCTGCGGGAGTTCAGTTGGGTCGGCCGCATTTCCGCGGCACCGTACGTGTGGGCCGTGGGCAAGCAGTACCCGTTCCGTAAGCTCAAGGACTTTCAACAGGCGGACGAGGTGCTGATTCCGAACTCCGGGGTGGGCTCCACGGCCTGGGTCAACGCGGTCTTGACCTCGGCCACCATGAAGTTCAAGTCGCGCCTCATATCCGGTTACGGCGGAGCGCCCGCTGCTACCCTGGGCGTGGTCAAGGGCGAGGGGCACGCCCGGCCCTTGGGTCTGGATTCGCCGGGCCAGATGGCTTACGTGAAGGACGGTTCGCTGGTGCCGACCTGGGTCTACCTGAAGAAGCGCGACCCCAACTACCCGGACGTGCCCACCGTGGGCGAGATCGGGTTCCCCCAGTTGAGCGTGCTGGCGGCTAACCGCGTGGTGGCCGCGCCGCCGAAAATGCCCAAGGACCGTATGGCGGTGCTGATCAAGGCTTTTCGCGCCGCTCTCGAGGATCCCGAGACCGAAAAGGCGTTCAAGAGCATGAAGGCCAAGACCGCGCCCATTTACGGCGACAAATGGCTGCCCGAAATGGAGACCATGTTCGAGTTGATCCAGGCCAACGCGGAGATTTTCAAGAAGGCTCTCAAGTAA
- a CDS encoding lysophospholipid acyltransferase family protein codes for MPPSANIASQPADRSEAKPVARHVSTTRWLVYSVWAGLWRLLVQIMRVTPPHRFMRLFAPVLRCLTLCAVSRRRIVALMDAAFGDAYTLAAKRGLARGVQQRIAENVLDCLVQMGYPERLRGVLDVQGQEHLEAALAKGRGAIALSFHLGNFVLLTAAMGVAGYPVHILLRVLDDERLWNLVLHHSRSFFTELIPSFPRREAVKRLLGVLRDNGTVVMLADNLKRGELETTLFGQPVRTARGVVSLALRTRAPVLPVFLVRSYSGRLRLVIEPEMEMERTGDLSADLAANTGRIMRLLEDLVRRYPDQWYWLTAKLPRRSRPRAPKDVA; via the coding sequence TTGCCACCATCGGCCAACATTGCCAGCCAACCCGCGGACCGATCCGAGGCGAAACCGGTCGCCCGCCACGTCTCGACCACCCGCTGGCTGGTCTACAGCGTGTGGGCGGGACTGTGGCGCTTGCTCGTACAGATCATGCGGGTGACGCCGCCGCACCGTTTCATGCGCCTGTTCGCTCCAGTGCTCAGGTGTTTGACCCTGTGCGCGGTCTCGCGCCGGCGCATCGTGGCCCTGATGGACGCGGCCTTCGGCGACGCCTACACCCTGGCGGCCAAACGCGGTCTGGCGCGGGGCGTGCAGCAGCGAATCGCGGAGAACGTCCTCGATTGCCTCGTGCAGATGGGCTACCCCGAGCGGCTGCGCGGCGTCCTCGACGTGCAGGGCCAGGAACACCTGGAAGCAGCCCTCGCCAAGGGGCGCGGCGCCATCGCGTTGAGTTTCCATCTGGGCAACTTCGTGCTCCTCACCGCCGCCATGGGAGTGGCCGGGTATCCGGTCCACATCCTCCTGCGCGTCCTCGACGACGAAAGGCTATGGAATCTGGTGCTGCACCACAGCCGCTCGTTTTTCACCGAACTCATCCCGTCCTTTCCACGCCGCGAGGCGGTCAAGCGTCTCCTGGGCGTGCTGCGGGACAACGGCACCGTCGTGATGCTGGCGGACAACCTCAAGCGCGGCGAGCTGGAAACCACCCTGTTCGGCCAGCCCGTGCGCACGGCCCGAGGCGTCGTGAGCCTTGCGCTGCGCACGCGCGCCCCGGTGTTGCCGGTCTTCCTCGTACGCAGCTATTCCGGGAGACTGCGGCTGGTCATCGAACCGGAAATGGAAATGGAACGGACCGGAGATCTGAGCGCCGACCTCGCCGCCAACACCGGCCGCATCATGCGGCTTCTGGAGGATCTCGTCCGACGCTACCCGGACCAGTGGTACTGGCTCACGGCGAAACTGCCGCGGCGCAGCCGGCCGCGGGCGCCGAAGGACGTTGCCTGA
- the hflK gene encoding FtsH protease activity modulator HflK, producing MQGGSEGPWGRRRQSGPDWEDLLSRLPNLPGFLKSGVPFLIAAAIAVIWLASGVYTIQPGEEGVVTRFGKVTRIATAGLNYHIPWPIEELRKVNVAEIRRLEVGFRSNAVRPNLVRLIPAESLMLTGDENIVSAQLTVQYRIKEPEKFLFNLRDPVDTLQAATEVALRSRVGNTTIEEVLTVGRDRVQTETQVFLQELMDTYQSGVQITEVKLQTVEAPREVKDAFDEVVRAREDREKLINQARGYREDLIPKARGEVQEILQAAEAYKQERTLKATGDGARFTSVLTEYRKAPQVTRERMYLEAIERVLPNVDKIILDAQGAKNVVPLLPLRGMPGFPGTGGNQ from the coding sequence ATGCAAGGCGGATCCGAGGGCCCTTGGGGCCGGCGGCGGCAGAGCGGACCTGACTGGGAAGACCTGCTGTCACGGCTGCCGAACTTGCCCGGCTTCCTGAAGTCGGGAGTGCCCTTCCTTATCGCGGCGGCCATTGCCGTCATCTGGCTGGCCAGCGGCGTCTACACCATTCAGCCCGGCGAGGAAGGAGTGGTGACTCGCTTCGGCAAGGTGACGCGCATCGCCACCGCCGGTCTGAACTACCACATCCCTTGGCCCATCGAGGAGTTGCGCAAAGTCAACGTGGCGGAGATCCGCCGCCTCGAGGTGGGCTTTCGCAGCAACGCGGTACGCCCCAACCTGGTGCGTCTCATCCCGGCCGAATCCTTGATGCTGACGGGCGACGAGAACATCGTCAGCGCGCAGCTCACCGTCCAGTACCGCATCAAGGAACCCGAGAAGTTCCTGTTCAACCTGCGGGATCCGGTGGACACGCTGCAGGCGGCCACCGAGGTGGCGCTGCGCAGCCGCGTGGGCAACACCACCATCGAAGAGGTCCTGACGGTGGGCCGTGACCGGGTGCAGACCGAGACGCAGGTATTCCTGCAAGAGCTGATGGACACCTACCAGTCCGGCGTTCAGATCACCGAGGTCAAGCTCCAGACCGTCGAGGCCCCGCGCGAGGTCAAGGACGCCTTCGACGAAGTGGTGCGGGCGCGCGAGGACCGAGAGAAGCTCATCAACCAGGCCCGTGGCTACCGCGAGGACCTCATCCCCAAGGCCCGAGGCGAAGTCCAGGAAATCCTCCAGGCGGCCGAGGCCTACAAGCAGGAGCGGACGCTGAAGGCCACGGGTGACGGAGCGCGCTTCACCTCGGTGCTAACCGAGTATCGCAAGGCCCCCCAGGTGACCCGTGAACGCATGTACCTGGAGGCCATCGAGCGCGTGCTCCCCAACGTCGACAAGATCATCCTGGACGCCCAGGGGGCCAAGAACGTCGTGCCCCTGTTGCCCCTCAGGGGCATGCCGGGCTTTCCCGGAACGGGAGGCAACCAATGA
- the hflC gene encoding protease modulator HflC, whose amino-acid sequence MNRSYITGILVGAVVVVLLFPPVRPFFVVGEWEQSIITQFGKFKRAVREPGLHWKTPLVEDVTMYERRILASDAQPRDYLTLDKKRVVVDHVTRWRISDPFQFFKTALTEQRGRLLLDDIVFSELRQELASRNFADIIAGQREAAMEAVAERSAEKAKSEYGVTVVDVRVKRADLPSEVQQSVFERMRAERERIAKRYRSEGEEEAKKIRAQTDKEKTILLAEAYRESQTLRGEGDGTATAIYADSYGQDPEFYSFTRSLEAYEKFLPEKSTAILSQDSQLFRHLVSAQLGALPAPTSAAPAPDAGMKATEATATDAEAMKAGAMEAGAMEAKP is encoded by the coding sequence ATGAACCGGTCCTACATCACCGGCATCCTCGTCGGCGCGGTCGTGGTCGTGCTGCTGTTCCCGCCCGTGCGCCCGTTCTTCGTGGTGGGCGAGTGGGAGCAGTCCATCATCACCCAGTTCGGAAAGTTCAAGCGTGCGGTGCGGGAGCCCGGGCTTCACTGGAAGACCCCGCTGGTGGAAGACGTCACCATGTACGAACGGCGCATCCTGGCCAGCGACGCGCAGCCCAGGGACTACCTGACCCTGGACAAGAAACGCGTGGTGGTGGACCACGTGACGCGGTGGCGGATCAGCGATCCTTTCCAGTTCTTCAAGACCGCCCTGACCGAGCAACGGGGACGGTTGCTGCTGGACGACATCGTGTTCTCCGAGTTGCGGCAGGAGCTGGCGTCGCGAAACTTCGCCGACATCATCGCGGGCCAGCGGGAAGCCGCCATGGAGGCGGTGGCCGAACGCTCCGCCGAGAAGGCCAAGAGTGAATATGGCGTCACCGTGGTGGACGTCCGGGTGAAACGAGCGGACCTCCCCTCGGAGGTCCAACAGAGCGTGTTCGAGCGCATGCGCGCGGAGCGCGAGCGCATCGCCAAGCGCTACCGCTCCGAGGGCGAGGAGGAGGCCAAGAAGATCCGCGCCCAGACCGACAAGGAAAAGACCATCCTGCTGGCGGAAGCCTACCGGGAGAGCCAGACGCTTCGCGGCGAGGGCGACGGCACCGCCACGGCCATCTACGCCGATTCCTACGGACAGGACCCCGAGTTCTACAGCTTCACCCGGAGCCTGGAAGCCTACGAGAAGTTCCTGCCGGAGAAGAGCACGGCCATCCTGTCCCAGGATTCGCAGCTCTTTCGGCACCTGGTGAGCGCGCAGCTCGGCGCGTTGCCGGCGCCGACGTCTGCCGCGCCCGCCCCGGACGCCGGCATGAAGGCCACGGAAGCAACAGCCACGGACGCCGAGGCTATGAAGGCCGGGGCCATGGAGGCCGGGGCTATGGAGGCCAAGCCCTAA